A stretch of Besnoitia besnoiti strain Bb-Ger1 chromosome Unknown contig00015, whole genome shotgun sequence DNA encodes these proteins:
- a CDS encoding uncharacterized protein (encoded by transcript BESB_027570) — translation MGAPGLRQAAIAGQPVHGLPEKLALRAGFSRQRKGLSSRNQRSAAASSGFFSARLPGSCENQYILALQPVTKSHVARSSVAFAPPTRPFASSSFSTSAWSASASSSSAPHQPSDPSSSRSGRAAAGAPSISSWWWRLAPLAFPLVGFGLYWEQRRRRMLAKDLPALRARFQGDTPFYGKLWGYTTDYFLENSFGDGDLVFLSRDHHSFSFSRAAARAVTRCLLLILPAGGPADGSQRFALGGGMCIDDVGVIFVENGQRYVVSLSAERSGLEKVKYADKVAESFPEAILVRRLRCSPEVREKVHHAIEEALRQSQGVQTGEIAAREEDAASCSASRAAPSLDFHGSATSVWSSFWTEVKRRRAASADAFRLLTAQAFWTAKRRTAALIHKRLQDLLHDAESSVAPGVMENARTKATQLFSEDSSESDAAKEAGPGEASAARGDAEEARSGDSAGRHAGAVGSTESIEGVSIVKPRDTVNILAELVALSTFAERAIKRIDEVFQDKGSPPAAASSTIRPASQLPLAAFPVAVYQAAQLLPPLPSCREWTPEDLLAIEILFQPADLCGPRAAETEGKNVQGGAGEETRSELAKTATLELASLSPQLAPILYVREEKGERDCVARKNMPGLIRQRERAGRKAAAGAATAQESG, via the coding sequence ATGGGTGCCCCCGGCCTGAGGCAGGCTGCGATCGCGGGTCAGCCGGTGCATGGCCTCCCGGAGAAGCTCGCGCTGCGAGCAGGATTTTCGAGACAGCGAAAAGGCCTGAGTTCGCGCAATCAGCgaagcgcagctgcctcctcgggctttttttctgctcGTCTTCCTGGTTCCTGCGAAAACCAGTATATTTTGGCTCTTCAACCGGTGACCAAGTCACACGTAGCCCGTTCGTCTGTCGCTTTCGCGCCCCCGACACGTCccttcgcgtcgtcttcgttctcCACTTCTGCGtggtctgcctccgcgtcgtcttcctcagcGCCTCACCAGCCCTCAGACCCGTCGTCTTCCCGGAGtggccgcgcagcggcgggcgcgccgtcgaTTTCCTCCTGGTGGTGGCGCCTTGCTCCGCTGGCCTTCCCTCTCGTCGGATTCGGGCTTTACTGGGAGCAGCGTAGACGGCGCATGCTCGCGAAGGACCTTCCtgccctccgcgcgaggTTTCAAGGCGACACCCCGTTTTACGGCAAGCTTTGGGGCTACACAACAGACTACTTTCTGGAGAACAGCTTTGGAGATGGCGacctcgttttcctctcccgTGACCACCACAGcttttcgttttctcgcgcagctgcacgaGCCGTCACACGGTGTCTTCTCTTGATCCTTCCAGCGGGAGGGCCTGCGGATGGCTCGCAACGCTTTGCCCTGGGGGGCGGCATGTGCATCGATGACGTCGGTGTTATATTCGTGGAGAACGGCCAGCGCTACGTCGTGAGCCTCTCGGCGGAGCGCAGCGGCCTGGAGAAAGTGAAGTATGCGGACAAAGTGGCGGAGAGCTTCCCAGAAGCCATTCTGgtgcgccgtctgcgctgctCTCCGGAGGTTCGAGAGAAAGTTCACCACGCCATAGAGGAGGCGCTTCGACAGTCCCAGGGAGTTCAGACGGGGGAgatcgccgcgcgagaagaggatgCCGCCTCGtgttctgcgtcgcgcgccgctccctccctGGACTTCCACGGCTCCGCGACATCTGTCTGGAGTTCGTTTTGGACTGAGGTGAAGCGACGGCGTGCGGCGAGTGCAGACGCCTTTCGCTTGCTGACAGCGCAGGCGTTCTGGACTGCGAAGCGGAGAACTGCTGCCCTCATTCACAAGCGACTGCAAGATCTGCTCCACGACGCTGAGAGCTCGGTAGCTCCCGGTGTGATGGAAAACGCCCGCACGAAGGCGACACAGCTGTTTTCAGAGGACAGCAGTGAATCAGATGCAGCCAAGGAGGCGGGGCCAGGCGAAGCGTCGGCTGCTAGGggggacgccgaggaggccagAAGCGGCGATTCTGCCGGCCGACACGCGGGCGCTGTTGGATCCACAGAGTCGATAGAAGGTGTTTCAATTGTAAAGCCCCGCGACACCGTGAACATACTCGCAGAGCTCGTGGCTTTGAGTACGTTTGCCGAACGAGCTATCAAGAGAATCGATGAGGTGTTTCAGGACAAGGGCtccccgcccgcggctgcctcgtcaACCATTCGACctgcctcgcagctgccgctcgccgcgttcCCCGTTGCCGTCTACCAagctgcgcagctcctcccGCCGCTTCCGTCCTGCCGTGAGTGGACGCCTGAGGATCTCCTCGCGATAGAGATCCTCTTTCAGCCGGCTGATTTGTGcgggccgcgggcggcggagactgaaGGCAAAAACGTCCAGGGCGgagcaggagaggagactcGCTCCGAGCTGGCAAAGACCGCCACCTTGGAGCTGGCATCGCTGTCTCCCCAGCTCGCGCCCATTTTGTACgtgagagaggaaaagggcGAAAGGGACTGTGTGGCGAGGAAAAACATGCCTGGGTTGATTCGCCAGCGCGAGAGGGCTGGTCGaaaggctgcggccggc
- a CDS encoding uncharacterized protein (encoded by transcript BESB_027580), protein MASRPSCQLCGSFATEQGNGRPGAPAGPTNKRRDQVEGLCRKPVEPCECQSSTCSQTRKTMMRPQLEVTGQVSGRFSVSNASNVHCSYKLFGGKKCQKPENHQVVFEPEFLNFGACIPHQTQTRTIRVLNRSSFSVRFIVLAPSDPAFQINFNKKGFLAPGMTQEIQIYFSPLEWKLYNTTLKVLYSPSDTGCSQRKLNEPVYTDVSYRCKEASLSAYPELANLKIPSFLNFGVVPLGKTTSKTFEIVNQHPVSFQFAIRNTRGTPDYSVAPTGGDVPAKGAVTIEVTYSPKSVATSFLSFELILADYGSRPNRVDAVGTCNGGLPPPLQDDIRTRKRRSRLRHGGVSRTRNISLPQYQSPHKRSKLLAKQPDPVVYNGVVVPSKDGHAVCNGVFTQHARRKSGELPSLCDQARDCPSSVRSCSRKGDICHCHIPAGADWGSCFSTDSATLKARFEKRWKDALHTLRGKPQKVMVALGELPPSQARNQRMIARRRCDLHSLLSRSSLEDQIREESEFASRPPVVPARWLPRQALDRNVVLDESANNVFALQMESRNRLVCAVTSIIQRNRLLSRLEALKAKPQVDSSMSDEISISTSAEGGAAVSHFGDEGGKKQNNNAFETVALDSSLPLVMPRYTTAQRVLQVAVRMHDVPPCCLVKEGVNASELFKCVEEYNTLAPIPQIDYEIMGLQEFATPNAAWHLEPSNGALCSTLLGSGNQPFLGETEYCKDGKKTSVPVLELDPPIINDILFVTPAASEFRPLIPLPRYIETDLGHCFQKGLAPDGRLKESSLILPFVRKISLSNVFRPASLQRNRDLILGEARGRHNCFGLRPLCASLPYVGTFPETVPQYGFAADQMSDADSDDREDSFDVPVPDIDTYMQDYTALRSSSTPTRGADERRSQHGRGAQFAQATAELANSWVSHRTETVRRLKQINTNLPAELKISLG, encoded by the exons ATGGCGAGCAGGCCGAGCTGCCAACTGTGTGGTTCGTTTGCAACAGAGCAAGGCAATGGTCGTCCCGGAGCTCCTGCGGGGCCTACAAACAAACGGCGGGATCAGGTTGAAGGCCTCTGCCGAAAGCCGGTGGAGCCCTGTGAGTGCCAGTCCAGCACATGTTCACAAACACGCAAAACGATGATGCGGCCGCAGCTTGAAGTAACCGGCCAGGTTTCTGGGCGTTTCTCTGTCTCTAATGCCTCTAACGTTCACTGCTCTTATAAGTTATTTGGCGGAAAGAAGTGTCAGAAGCCTGAAAACCATCAAGTCGTGTTTGAACCTGAGTTTCTGAATTTCGGTGCCTGTATCCCGCATCAGACCCAAACAAGGACGATTCGAGTTCTTAACAGATCATCTTTCTCTGTGCGCTTCATCGTACTAGCTCCGTCCGACCCTGCATTTCAAATAAACTTCAACAAAAAGGGTTTCCTCGCCCCGGGGATGACACAGGAGATTCAAATTTACTTTTCCCCACTCGAATGGAAGCTCTACAACACCACACTGAAGGTGCTGTACTCGCCCTCGGATACAGGCTGCAGCCAGAGAAAATTGAACGAACCGGTTTACACTGACGTCAGTTACCGTTGTAAAGAGGCCAGCCTCTCAGCATATCCAGAGCTTGCGAACCTGAAAATCCCTTCATTCTTAAACTTTGGTGTGGTACCATTAGGAAAAACAACTAGTAAGACGTTTGAGATTGTTAATCAACATCCCGTGTCGTTTCAGTTTGCGATAAGGAATACACGTGGTACTCCGGACTATAGCGTAGCCCCCACTGGCGGTGATGTGCCCGCGAAGGGGGCTGTCACTATCGAGGTGACGTACTCGCCAAAATCTGTCGCTACAAGTTTTTTGTCCTTCGAGCTTATTCTGGCTGATTACGGATCCCGGCCGAACCGCGTTGATGCTGTGGGAACATGCAATGGTGGATTGCCGCCCCCTCTGCAGGATGATATTCGGACTCGCAAGCGACGCTCCCGCTTGCGTCACGGTGGAGTCAGCAGAACAAGAAATATCTCGTTGCCGCAGTACCAATCACCACATAAACGTAGCAAGCTCCTTGCAAAACAACCTGATCCTGTAGTTTATAATGGAGTTGTGGTTCCGAGCAAGGATGGTCACGCGGTGTGCAACGGAGTATTCACTCAGCACGCTAGGAGGAAATCCGGGGAATTGCCCTCTTTATGCGATCAAGCACGGGACTGTCCTTCATCTGTGAGAAGTTGCTCTAGAAAGGGTGATATATGCCACTGCCACATCCCCGCTGGAGCAGACTGGGGCAGTTGTTTTTCAACCGATAGTGCTACCCTGAAAGCTCGGTTCGAAAAACGATGGAAAGATGCGTTGCACACTCTCCGCGGGAAACCCCAAAAAGTCATGGTGGCTCTCGGGGAACTGCCGCCTTCTCAGGCCAGAAATCAACGGATGatcgctcggcgccgctgtgATCTCCACAGCCTTTTGAGCCGAAGTTCGTTAGAGGACCAGATCAGAGAGGAATCTGAATTTGCATCGCGGCCACCAGTAGTCCCAGCGCGATGGCTGCCCAGACAAGCACTCGACCGAAACGTGGTTTTGGACGAGTCAGCAAATAATGTGTTTGCTTTGCAAATGGAAAGCAGAAACCGCCTCGTGTGCGCGGTTACCTCTATTATACAGCGAAACAGGTTACTCAGTCGTCTGGAGGCTCTGAAAGCGAAGCCTCAGGTTGATAGTTCCATGTCGGACGAAATTTCAATATCGACAagtgcggagggcggcgctgccgttTCACATttcggcgacgagggcggaaaaaaacaaaacaacAATGCATTCGAGACAGTGGCACTGGATTCCTCACTTCCCCTCGTAATGCCCCGATATACAACAGCACAACGGGTCTTGCAGGTTGCTGTAAGGATGCATGACGTACCCCCTTGTTGTCTAGTTAAAGAAGGAGTAAATGCATCAGAATTGTTCAAATGTGTGGAAGAATACAACACTTTAGCACCGATACCACAGATCGACTACGAGATCATGGGCCTGCAGGAATTCGCAACCCCCAATGCTGCTTGGCACCTTGAGCCGAGTAATGGAGCACTTTGCTCCACATTGCTTGGATCGGGAAACCAGCCGTTTCTGGGAGAAACAGAATACTGCAAAGATGGAAAAAAAACCAGCGTGCCAGTCCTAGAACTCGACCCTCCTATAATCAACGACATCCTCTTTGTCACCCCTGCAGCATCAGAATTCAGGCCGCTTATCCCCTTGCCTCGATATATCGAAACAGACCTAGGTCACTGTTTCCAGAAA GGCCTGGCACCTGACGGTCGTCTCAAAGAATCATCGCTCATTCTTCCCTTCGTGAGAAAAATCTCGTTGAGTAACGTGTTCCGTCCGGCATCCCTTCAGCGAAATAGAGATTTGATCCTAGGTGAGGCTAGGGGCAGGCACAACTGCttcggcctccgccccctctgTGCATCACTGCCGTATGTGGGCACTTTCCCCGAAACAGTTCCCCAATACGGCTTCGCTGCTGATCAG ATGAGTGACGCCGACTCAGACGACCGGGAAGATTCATTCGACGTTCCCGTACCAGATATTGACACATACATGCAGGACTATACAGCTCTCCGTTCGTCCTCTACCCCGACACGCG